A DNA window from Malus domestica chromosome 12, GDT2T_hap1 contains the following coding sequences:
- the LOC139189820 gene encoding uncharacterized protein, translating to MTRWTLRIMPPRRERREPRRTSESNFPDVAQLGEAMAQAFQNVIRPPPPPQRTPLETMYNLKLDRFMGDEGHEGAEKWLDHIEKTFQVMQSQGNFPADRWVETTTWFLGREPASWWRNQTQFMTPAMASDWAVFKDNFQKRFVPPEYIDRKKQEFTRLKQKNMSAHEYYRKFTDLSRYDPDTAGNQGKMLRRFKLGAKKKWRTFASALPCADYHEFFEILVRMEDSDKLSNESDDDDDKNDGQKKRMIKVKVLLFRDHARLRILRRVEQVRVLLVEDSVLLALGEAVVDFLVDLDFRGRGILVVLVALALRGAAVVTSVTMVSVGEVVVLALRVGKWDIGLPSVPRSFGPGGYGQSSRGGAYHYQGDAAPYAPGPYQYPQEPYPQPGYSQDFGGCSSYSSMPAGGSQWHQGGQPRQGEVATGGVGLSRQPSQPGQGRNPQGRGNQGSRGRGGRQQAQGRVNHISLQEAQNHPDLIMVMVEGVIMSADLIPLDIVDFDMILGADWLHYNRAHIDCYGKSVTFYRPGLPEVTFVGDRNGVRHGVISAMRARKLLSKGCQGYLAHVVLNDVASTSIEEVGVVRHYPDVFPDDLPGLPPDREVEFAIDLLPGTDPISLTPYRMAPTELRELKIQLQELLDKGFIQPSYSPWGAPVLFVRKKDGTLRLCIDYRQLNRIKEDDVPKTAFRTRYGHYEFLVMPFGLTNAPIAFMRLMNEVFQQYLDKFVIVFIDDILVYSKSQADHIRHLNLVLRKLREHQLYAKFSKCQFWLTEVAFLGHVVSARGIQVDPQKIAAVENGEQPRTVTEYWYFLMTAVILRFIVMLP from the exons atgacgcggtggacgctcag aatcatgccgcctcgtagagagcgtaGGGAGCCCCGCCGTACTTCTGAATCCAACTTCCCGGATGTtgctcagttaggggaagcaATGGCTCAGGCTTTCCAAAATGTGATTCGTCCTCCTCCCCCACCTCAGAGGACACCTTTGGAGACCATGTACAATTTGAAGTTAGATCGTTTTATGGGTGATGAAGGCCACGAGGGGGCTGAGAAATGGCTAGATCACATTGAAAAGACATTTCAGGTAATGCAAAGTCAGGGGAATTTTCCAGCTGATAGGTGGGTGGAGaccactacctggtttttgggtcgTGAACCGGCTAGTTGGTGGAGGAATCAGACTCAGTTTATGACTCCAGCTATGGCATCTGATTGGGCTGTGTTTAAAGATAATTTCCAGAAAAGATTTGTCCCTCCTGAGTATATTGACCGCAAGAAACAGGAATTTACTCGGTTGAAACAGAAGAATATGTCAGCTCATGAGTACTACAGAAAGTTTACTGATTTATCTCGCTATGAccctgatacagctggtaatcagggaAAGATGCTTCGACGTTTCAAGTTGGGAGCTAAGAAAAAGTGGCGTACTTTTGCCAGTGCACTTCCCTGCGCCGACTACCATGAGTTTTTTGAGATTTTGGTCAGGATGGAGGACTCTGATAAACTTTCCAATGAGagtgatgatgacgatgataaGAATGACGGTCAGAAAAAAaggatgataaaggtaaaggtaTTACTATTCCGGGACCACGCAAGACTCAGAATTTTAAGAAGAGTGGAGCAagttcgagttcttctagtGGAGGATTCAGTGTTACTGGCCCTAGGAGAGGCggtggtagattttctggtGGACCTAGATTTCAGAGGCAGAGGGATTCTGGTGGTGCTGGTGGCTCTGGCGCTCCGTGGTGCCGCCGTTGTAACTTCCGTCACCATGGTGAGTGTAGGAGAGGTAGTGGTGCTTGCTTTACGTGTGGGCAAATGGGACATCGGGCTTCCCAGTGTCCCCAGG AGTTTTGGACCGGGTGGTTATGGCCAGTCGAGTCGTGGTGGTGCCTACCACTACCAGGGGGATGCTGCTCCATATGCTCCCGGACCCTATCAGTATCCCCAGGAGCCTTATCCTCAGCCAGGGTATTCTCAGGATTTTGGAGGTTGTTCTTCTTATTCCTCTATGCCAGCTGGTGGATCGCAGTGGCATCAGGGAGGCCAGCCCCGTCAGGGGGAAGTTGCTACTGGTGGTGTAGGATTATCCAGGCAGCCTAGTCAGCCAGGCCAGGGGCGTAATCCTCAGGGACGAGGTAATCAGGGCAGTAGAGGCCGAGGTGGACGTCAGCAAGCTCAGGGGCGAGTTAATCATATTTCACTGCAGGAGGcccagaaccatccagacttgataatgg tgatggttgaGGGCGTGATTATGTCAGCTGATCTTattccgttagatattgtggattttgatatGATTCTAGGAgctgattggttgcattataatcgtgctcatattgattgttatggtaaatcagttactttttatcGTCCTGGACTACCTGAGGTTACGTTTGTGGGCGACAGAAATGGGGTGAGGCATGgagttatttctgccatgagggcaaggaaattattatcgaagggttgtcagggatatctagcacatgtggtgttaaatgatgttgctTCTACTAGTATAGAAGAAGTTGGTGTGGTCAGACATTATCCGGATGTATTCCCTGATGATTTGCCAGGATTGCCGCCAGATAGAGAGGTGGAATttgctattgatttgcttccaggtacggaccCTATATCtctgactccttatagaatggctcctactgagttgagagaattaaaaatccagttgcaagaattacttgataaaggtttcattcaacctagttaTTCACCTTGGGGTGCTCCagtattatttgtgaggaagaaagatggaactctgcgattgtgtattgattataggcaattgaaccgg attaaagaaGATGATGTACCTAAGACGGCCTTCCGAACTCGTTACGGACATTATGAATTTCTggttatgccatttggattaACTAATGCACCTATAGCTTTTATGAGATTGatgaatgaggtattccagcaatatcttgataaatttgttattgtttttattgatgatattctggtatactctaaatcTCAAGCAGATCATATCCGACACCTTAATTTGGTGTTAAGGAAATTGagggagcatcagttgtatgccaagttcagtaaatgtcagttttggttgactgaagtggcatttttggggcatgttgtaTCGGCTCGAGGAATTCAAgttgatcctcaaaagatagcagcagtggagaatggggagcaacctcgaaccgtcactgag tattggtacttcctgatgacagcggtaattttgagatttatagtgatgcttccttaa
- the LOC139189821 gene encoding uncharacterized protein produces the protein MNSERRKDEDAYLGCLDPSSFWRVWVCPLKYLLTKKEATPRLISWMLLLQEFDIEIWDKKGSENVVADHLSHMVHEEDAVPIPETFLDEQLLSIEYNVTHKVATPYHSQRSGQAEVSNREIKQILEKTVGPNRKDWSLHLNDALWTYRTTYKTLIGMSQFQLIYEKPCHLSVELEHKAHWVVKTFNLDLDAAGIHRKLQLNELEEIRKEAYKKALIYKEKSKAFHDKMIMKEIFVKNMFI, from the exons atgaactcagaacgtcgaaaggatgaagatgcataccttggttgcctcgatccgtcgagtttTTGGAGGGTTTGGGTGTGCC cgttgaagtacttaCTTACGAAGAAGGAGGCTACACCAAGGCTTATTAgctggatgcttcttctccaagagtttgaTATTGAAATCTgggacaagaaaggaagtgaaaacgtggtggctgaccacttgagccatATGGTGCATGAAGAGGATGCCGTGCCTATCCCAGAGACATTCCTAGATGAGCAGCTGCTGTCTATTGAG TATAACGTCACACATAAGgtggcaacaccttatcatTCTCAAAGaagtgggcaagccgaggtttctaaTCGGGagatcaagcagattttggagaagactgttggaccaaaccggaaagattggagcttgcacTTGAACGATGCATTGTGGACATATCGTACAACATACAAAACACTAATTGGAATGTCCCAATTTCAGCTCATCTATGAGAAACCATGCCATCTTtcggttgaattggagcacaaagcacattgGGTCGTCAAAACGTTTAATTTAGACCTTGATGCCGCTGGAATccatagaaagcttcaattgaatgaacttgaagagattCGGAAAGAAGCATACAAGAAAGCTcttatttacaaagagaagtcaaaggcattccatgacaagatgattatGAAGGagatttttgtgaaaaacatgttcatttga